The following coding sequences lie in one Chanos chanos chromosome 4, fChaCha1.1, whole genome shotgun sequence genomic window:
- the anapc4 gene encoding anaphase-promoting complex subunit 4, giving the protein MPAFRQVVEKQLPNPILYMAWSPKRDLIAMANTAGELLLHRLANFQRVWILPPNENTGKEITALAWRPDGKILAFSLGDTKQVVLCDAEKAEILHLFPVDYTVSCMHWMEVQEDNSTLTSFYDSEDESNCFLPKLPTLPKSYSTTSKIFSEEKSDEVTNLLGEVRLNILVVGGASGCVELYAYGLYKTATLREITETCRSLCLSSDLKSLSVVTEKRSAENDPEIHYVQLDTGLLSSCLPELTRMARKFTHIFTLLQYLRLSLTCMCEAWEDILMQMDLRLTKFVQEKNTSTQVQDEFLELLLWGHASPELQALLMNQLTVKGLKMLGQSIESSYSSIQKLVISHLQSGSEALLYHLSEVKGMALWKQKFQPLGLDPAAIEDAITAVGSFTLKASELLQVIDKSMKNFKAFFRWLYVAMLRMSDDHVPPELNKMTQKDLAFVADFLSEHFSANEELFDRKGKYFNVERVGQYLKDEDEDLVSPPNMEGNQWVTFVQGSTHLKESPLLFPTYPQKSLHFVKRMMEGMIERCLQKPAEVIGRSVKQAVCLPLYTVPESSENTPRLFELPSLWNDKKARMHYVVFCMPEISPSKIYILRRGTDPSRCVPNGLVAIDLSCTLNTSIDDEAPAAEPPGDGTYSCLDARLYDDETLTVILRGQEEDESRGRVLAQLNLTSALSCEEEFTWDPTLRLDQQSGAIPAQGLVWGNQWRDLENMKAQFVAVNGIRKVSCVLSSNLRHIRVFEMDVEDEEEEERAEDSQEISLEQDGLDDTLTSQKGTMKDGEEQIEEEDHQRVEESGDTLEQTSGSDTL; this is encoded by the exons ATGCCTGCTTTTCGGCAAGTGGTGGAAAAGCAGCTTCCAAACCCCATTCTGTACATGGCCTGGTCTCCGAAAAGGGATCTCATCGCTATGGCCAATACTGCTGGCGAG CTGCTGCTGCATCGCCTAGCCAATTTTCAGCGTGTGTGGATTTTGCCACCCAATGAAAATACAGGAAAGGAGATCACTGCTTTGGCCTGGAGACCTGATGGCAAAA TCCTGGCATTCAGTCTGGGTGACACTAAACAGGTTGTACTCTGTGATGCTGAGAAAGCTGAGATCCTTCACCTGTTTCCTGTGGATTACACTGTGTCCTGCATGCACTGGATGGAGGTGCAGGAGGATAACAG CACTCTGACCTCATTCTATGACTCTGAGGATGAATCCAATTGCTTTCTTCCTAAGTTGCCAACGCTTCCAAAGAG ttaCAGTACCACATCAAAGATATTCAG TGAGGAGAAGTCGGATGAGGTCACAAATTTGCTTGGAGAAGTCAG ACTCAACATCCTGGTTGTGGGCGGAGCCTCGGGCTGTGTGGAACTCTATGCGTATGGTCTGTATAAGACCGCCACTCTGCGAGAG ATCACAGAAACCTGCCGCAGCCTTTGCCTCTCCAGTGACCTCAAGTCCCTCTCTGTTGTCACGGAGAAAAGATCTGCTGAAAATGACCCAGAGATCCATTATGTTCAG CTTGACACCGGGCTGCTCTCCAGCTGTCTCCCTGAGCTAACAAGAATGGCACGAAagttcacacacattttcacactgctACAG taccTGCGTTTGTCTTTGACCTGCATGTGTGAAGCCTGGGAAGACATCCTCATGCAGATGGACCTACGGCTCACCAAGTTTGTCCAG gagaaaaacacaagcacTCAGGTGCAGGATGAGTTTCTGGAGCTCCTGCTTTGGGGTCATGCGAG cccTGAGCTTCAAGCTCTTCTCATGAACCAGCTCACAGTCAAG GGTCTGAAAATGTTGGGTCAGTCTATAGAGTCATCCTACTCCAGCATTCAGAAACTGGTCATCAGTCACTTACAGAG cgGTTCAGAGGCTTTGTTGTATCACTTGAGTGAAGTGAAAGGGATGGCGCTATGGAAACAGAAATTTCAGCCGCTGGGTCTGGATCCTGCAGCTATAGAAG ATGCCATCACAGCTGTAGGTTCCTTTACATTAAAGGCCAGTGAGCTCTTACA AGTCATTGATAAGAGCATGAAGAATTTTAAAGCCTTTTTTAGATGGCTGTATGTAG CTATGCTTCGTATGTCAGACGACCACGTCCCTCCTGAACTGAACAAG ATGACCCAGAAGGACCTGGCCTTCGTGGCAGATTTTCTCTCAGAGCATTTCAGTGCT AATGAGGAGCTGTTTGATCGAAAAGGGAAGTATTTCAACGTTGAAAGGGTTGGACAG TATCtgaaagatgaagatgaagaccTGGTGTCGCCACCCAACATGGAGGGCAACCAATGGGTGACCTTTGTTCAGGGTAGCACTCATTTAAAAG AGAGTCCTCTACTGTTTCCCACATACCCTCAGAAGTCTCTGCACTTTGTAAAGAGGATGATGGAGGGCATGATTGAGAGATGTCTACAGAAACCAGCa gAGGTGATTGGGAGATCAGTGAAGCAGGCTGTGTGTTTGCCCCTCTATACGGTGCCCGAGAG CTCAGAGAATACCCCCAGGCTGTTTGAGTTACCGTCACT ATGGAATGATAAGAAAGCTAGAATGCACTACGTGGTGTTCTGCATGCCAGAGATATCGCCCTCCAAGATCTACATCCTAAGGAGAGGAACCGACCCCAGcag GTGTGTTCCCAATGGTCTGGTTGCTATTGACCTGAGCTGTACTCTGAATACCAGTATTGACGACGAGGCCCCTGCCGCTGAGCCTCC CGGTGACGGCACATACAGTTGCCTTGACGCTCGTCTCTATGACGACGAGACATTAACAGTAATTCTCAGAGGACAGGAAGAGGATGAGAGCAGAGGGCGTGTCCTTGCTCAGCTTAACCTGACCTCTGCTCTCAGCTGTGAGGAAGAGTTCACCTGGGATCCCACCCTCAG GTTGGACCAACAGAGCGGTGCCATCCCTGCCCAGGGCCTGGTCTGGGGGAACCAGTGGAGGGACCTAGAGAATATGAAGGCCCAGTTTGTGGCAGTCAACGGGATCCGTAAAGTGTCATGCGTT ctcaGCTCCAACCTGCGGCACATCCGTGTGTTTGAGATGGACGTggaggacgaggaagaggaggaacgTGCCGAAGACTCTCAGGAAATCAGTTTGGAGCAGGATGGACTCGATGACACGTTGACCAGTCAGAAAGGGACAATGAAGGATGGAGAAGAACAGATAGAGGAAGAGGATCATCAGAGGGTAGAAGAGTCTGGTGATACTCTAGAGCAGACCTCAGGGTCAGACACGCTGTGA